In one Pseudomonas fitomaticsae genomic region, the following are encoded:
- a CDS encoding YhbY family RNA-binding protein yields MPLTPEQKKQYKSIGHHLKPVLTVADNGLTEGVLAELERALADHELIKIKLNILDREARLASVAELCKTGKADLVQVIGKMALIYRKNFSVNKQLSNVHRFK; encoded by the coding sequence AGAAACAGTACAAATCCATCGGCCACCACCTGAAACCGGTTCTGACTGTGGCTGACAACGGTTTGACTGAGGGTGTTTTAGCCGAACTCGAACGCGCATTGGCAGATCACGAGCTGATCAAGATCAAGCTCAACATCCTCGATCGCGAGGCGCGCCTGGCGTCCGTTGCAGAGCTGTGCAAGACCGGCAAAGCCGATCTGGTTCAAGTCATCGGCAAGATGGCACTGATTTACCGCAAGAACTTCAGCGTCAACAAGCAGCTGTCGAACGTCCATCGCTTCAAGTGA
- the greA gene encoding transcription elongation factor GreA: MTKYPMTVQGARALEEEHAHLTKVVRPKLSQDIGTARELGDLKENAEYHAAREQQGMVEARIRDIEGRIQNQVVIDVTTIPHTGKVIFGTTVEIANVETDESVTYHIVGEDEADFKLGKISVGSPLARALIGKEEGDVVAVKTPGGVIEYEIVEVRHI; the protein is encoded by the coding sequence ATAACCAAATACCCAATGACTGTTCAGGGCGCTCGCGCCCTGGAAGAAGAGCATGCTCACCTGACCAAGGTCGTTCGTCCGAAGCTCAGCCAGGACATCGGTACGGCCCGCGAGTTGGGTGATTTGAAGGAAAACGCTGAATACCATGCCGCCCGTGAACAGCAGGGCATGGTCGAGGCGCGGATTCGTGATATCGAAGGTCGGATCCAGAATCAGGTCGTCATTGATGTCACGACCATTCCTCACACTGGCAAAGTGATTTTCGGCACGACCGTTGAAATCGCCAACGTCGAGACTGATGAGAGCGTCACTTACCACATCGTTGGTGAAGATGAAGCAGACTTCAAACTCGGCAAGATTTCGGTCGGTTCACCTCTCGCCCGTGCCTTGATCGGCAAGGAAGAGGGTGACGTCGTTGCCGTGAAAACGCCTGGCGGCGTTATCGAGTATGAGATTGTCGAAGTCCGTCACATCTGA
- the carB gene encoding carbamoyl-phosphate synthase large subunit, with protein sequence MPKRTDIKSILILGAGPIVIGQACEFDYSGAQACKALREEGYRVILVNSNPATIMTDPDMADATYIEPIKWQTVAKIIEKERPDAVLPTMGGQTALNCALDLEREGVLEKFGVEMIGANADTIDKAEDRSRFDKAMKAIGLECPRSGIAHSMEEANAVLERLGFPCIIRPSFTMGGTGGGIAYNREEFEEICARGLDLSPTKELLIDESLIGWKEYEMEVVRDKKDNCIIVCSIENFDPMGVHTGDSITVAPAQTLTDKEYQILRNASLAVLREIGVETGGSNVQFGICPNTGRMVVIEMNPRVSRSSALASKATGFPIAKIAAKLAVGYTLDELQNDITGGRTPASFEPSIDYVVTKLPRFAFEKFANADARLTTQMKSVGEVMAIGRTFQESLQKALRGLEVGVCGLDEKVDLSNPESMSVLKRELTVPGAERIWYVADAFRAGMTVEEIFGMNMIDPWFLVQIEDLIKDEEKVKTLGLSAIDRDLMYKLKRKGFSDQRLAKLLGVTEKNLRTHRHKLEVFPVYKRVDTCAAEFATDTAYLYSTYEEECEAAPSGRDKIIILGGGPNRIGQGIEFDYCCVHAALALRDDGYETIMVNCNPETVSTDYDTSDRLYFEPVTLEDVLEICRVEKPKGVIVQYGGQTPLKLARALEAAGVPIIGTSPDAIDRAEDRERFQQMVERLNLRQPPNATVRSEDEAVRAAAKIGYPLVVRPSYVLGGRAMEIVYKEEELKRYLRDAVQVSNDSPVLLDHFLNCAIEMDVDAVCDGKDVVIGAIMQHIEQAGVHSGDSACSLPPYSLPAHIQDEMREQVKKMALELGVVGLMNVQLALQGEDIYVIEVNPRASRTVPFVSKCIGVSLAMIAARVMAGKTLKEIGFTKEIIPNFYSVKEAVFPFAKFPGVDPILGPEMKSTGEVMGVGDTFGEAFAKAQMGASEVLPTGGTAFISVRDDDKPLVAGVARDLINLGFEVVATAGTAKLIEAAGLKVRRVNKVTEGRPHVVDMIKNDEVTLIINTTEGRQSIADSYSIRRNALQHKIYCTTTIAAGEAICEALKFGPEKTVRRLQDLHAGLKA encoded by the coding sequence ATGCCAAAACGTACAGACATTAAAAGCATCCTGATTCTCGGCGCTGGCCCGATCGTTATCGGCCAGGCCTGCGAATTCGACTACTCCGGCGCCCAGGCCTGTAAAGCCCTGCGCGAAGAGGGTTATCGCGTCATCCTGGTGAACTCCAACCCGGCCACCATCATGACCGACCCGGACATGGCCGATGCGACCTACATCGAACCGATCAAATGGCAGACCGTTGCCAAGATCATCGAAAAAGAGCGTCCGGATGCCGTGCTGCCAACCATGGGCGGCCAGACTGCTCTGAACTGCGCCCTGGACCTGGAGCGCGAAGGCGTTCTGGAGAAGTTCGGCGTAGAGATGATCGGCGCCAACGCCGACACCATCGACAAGGCTGAAGACCGCTCGCGTTTCGACAAGGCGATGAAAGCCATCGGCCTGGAATGCCCGCGTTCCGGTATCGCCCACAGCATGGAAGAAGCCAACGCGGTGCTCGAGCGCCTGGGCTTCCCGTGCATCATCCGTCCGTCCTTCACCATGGGCGGCACCGGTGGCGGTATCGCTTACAACCGTGAAGAGTTCGAAGAAATCTGCGCCCGTGGTCTGGACCTGTCGCCAACCAAAGAGCTGCTGATCGACGAGTCCCTGATCGGCTGGAAAGAATATGAAATGGAAGTTGTCCGCGACAAAAAGGACAACTGCATCATCGTCTGCTCGATCGAAAACTTCGACCCGATGGGCGTGCACACCGGTGACTCGATCACTGTGGCCCCGGCCCAGACCCTGACTGACAAGGAATACCAGATCCTGCGTAACGCCTCGCTGGCGGTACTGCGCGAGATCGGCGTCGAGACCGGCGGTTCCAACGTTCAGTTCGGTATCTGCCCGAACACCGGCCGTATGGTCGTGATCGAGATGAACCCGCGTGTATCCCGCTCGTCGGCTCTGGCCTCGAAAGCCACCGGTTTCCCGATCGCCAAGATCGCGGCCAAGCTGGCCGTCGGTTACACCCTCGACGAACTGCAGAACGACATCACCGGCGGCCGTACCCCGGCGTCCTTCGAACCGTCCATCGACTACGTCGTGACCAAGCTGCCGCGCTTCGCTTTCGAGAAGTTCGCCAACGCTGACGCGCGCCTGACCACTCAGATGAAGTCGGTCGGTGAAGTCATGGCCATCGGCCGTACCTTCCAGGAATCCCTGCAGAAAGCCCTGCGCGGTCTGGAAGTGGGCGTTTGCGGTCTGGACGAGAAAGTCGACCTGAGCAATCCGGAAAGCATGAGCGTGCTGAAGCGCGAACTGACCGTGCCGGGCGCCGAGCGTATCTGGTACGTGGCGGACGCCTTCCGCGCCGGCATGACCGTCGAAGAAATCTTCGGCATGAACATGATCGATCCATGGTTCCTGGTACAGATCGAAGATCTGATCAAGGATGAAGAGAAGGTCAAGACCCTCGGTCTGTCCGCTATCGACCGCGATCTGATGTACAAGCTCAAGCGCAAAGGTTTCTCCGACCAGCGTCTGGCCAAGCTGCTGGGCGTCACTGAGAAGAACCTGCGCACTCACCGCCACAAGCTGGAAGTGTTCCCGGTCTACAAGCGCGTCGACACCTGCGCGGCCGAGTTCGCCACCGACACCGCCTACCTGTACTCGACCTATGAGGAAGAGTGCGAAGCAGCGCCGTCCGGTCGCGACAAGATCATCATCCTCGGCGGTGGCCCGAACCGTATCGGCCAGGGCATCGAGTTCGACTACTGCTGCGTACACGCGGCACTGGCGCTGCGCGATGACGGCTACGAGACCATCATGGTCAACTGCAACCCGGAAACCGTTTCCACTGACTACGACACTTCCGACCGTCTGTACTTCGAACCAGTGACTCTGGAAGACGTGCTGGAAATCTGCCGCGTCGAGAAGCCGAAAGGCGTGATTGTCCAGTACGGCGGCCAGACGCCTCTGAAACTGGCTCGCGCCCTGGAAGCAGCTGGCGTGCCGATCATCGGCACCAGCCCTGACGCCATCGACCGTGCCGAAGACCGTGAGCGCTTCCAGCAAATGGTTGAGCGTCTGAACCTGCGTCAGCCGCCAAACGCCACCGTGCGCAGCGAAGACGAAGCCGTTCGCGCTGCCGCGAAGATCGGTTACCCGCTGGTGGTGCGTCCGTCCTACGTACTGGGCGGCCGGGCGATGGAAATCGTCTACAAGGAAGAAGAACTCAAGCGTTACCTGCGTGACGCGGTGCAAGTGTCGAACGACAGCCCGGTGCTGCTCGACCACTTCCTCAACTGCGCGATCGAAATGGACGTGGATGCGGTCTGCGACGGCAAGGACGTAGTGATTGGCGCGATCATGCAGCACATCGAACAGGCGGGCGTTCACTCCGGTGACTCCGCGTGCTCGCTGCCGCCGTACTCGCTGCCGGCGCACATCCAGGACGAGATGCGCGAACAGGTCAAGAAAATGGCCTTGGAACTGGGTGTGGTCGGCCTGATGAACGTTCAGTTGGCGCTGCAAGGCGAAGACATCTACGTCATCGAAGTCAACCCGCGAGCTTCCCGTACCGTACCGTTCGTGTCGAAGTGCATCGGTGTTTCCCTGGCGATGATCGCGGCTCGCGTGATGGCCGGTAAAACCTTGAAGGAAATCGGCTTCACCAAGGAAATCATTCCGAACTTCTACAGCGTGAAAGAGGCGGTGTTCCCGTTCGCCAAGTTCCCTGGCGTTGACCCGATCCTCGGCCCAGAGATGAAGTCCACCGGTGAAGTGATGGGCGTCGGCGACACCTTCGGCGAAGCCTTTGCCAAAGCCCAGATGGGCGCCAGCGAAGTGCTGCCGACCGGCGGTACCGCCTTCATCAGCGTGCGCGACGATGACAAGCCACTGGTTGCAGGCGTGGCTCGTGATCTGATCAACTTGGGCTTCGAAGTCGTCGCCACTGCCGGCACTGCCAAGCTGATCGAAGCCGCAGGTCTGAAAGTGCGTCGCGTGAACAAGGTGACCGAGGGTCGTCCGCACGTGGTCGACATGATCAAGAATGACGAAGTCACCCTGATCATCAATACCACCGAAGGTCGTCAGTCGATCGCCGATTCCTATTCCATTCGCCGTAACGCCTTGCAGCACAAGATTTACTGCACCACCACCATTGCTGCTGGCGAAGCTATCTGTGAAGCGCTGAAGTTCGGTCCCGAAAAGACCGTACGCCGCTTGCAGGATCTACACGCAGGATTGAAGGCATGA
- a CDS encoding MFS transporter: protein MLWQLAQMLWVGGLWLVHLGLRPVLGQIGLAPLLIDEVASTFEVAVVGFAVACVIFQALVLLQAEGLASLWRDFRGQVLLMALYACAMFVAVRVGWPDAQRWQVFSFLVLGFSGLVLVLQPVPGWSGRVREAHP, encoded by the coding sequence ATGCTCTGGCAACTGGCCCAGATGTTGTGGGTCGGTGGCCTGTGGCTGGTACATCTGGGGCTGCGGCCGGTGCTGGGTCAAATCGGCCTGGCACCGCTGCTGATCGATGAAGTTGCAAGTACGTTTGAAGTGGCGGTGGTGGGTTTTGCCGTCGCGTGCGTGATATTTCAGGCTTTGGTGCTGTTACAGGCCGAGGGCCTTGCCAGTCTATGGCGGGATTTTCGCGGGCAGGTATTGCTGATGGCGTTGTATGCGTGTGCGATGTTTGTCGCAGTGCGTGTCGGCTGGCCGGATGCGCAGCGCTGGCAGGTGTTCAGCTTTCTTGTGTTGGGTTTTTCCGGGTTGGTGCTGGTATTGCAGCCGGTGCCGGGATGGAGTGGCAGGGTGCGCGAAGCACACCCTTGA